In Drosophila willistoni isolate 14030-0811.24 chromosome XR unlocalized genomic scaffold, UCI_dwil_1.1 Seg144, whole genome shotgun sequence, one DNA window encodes the following:
- the LOC6639173 gene encoding putative phosphatidate phosphatase → MRYIQQLQGSAVRLFVDVILLGILLIFTENFTKVWWPTTQRGFFCNDESLKYPYHEDTVSPTLLHWLGLYGPLFALLLIEVCLMNWQRASSQWQEYFNLYNTLRWFLYGYASSDIIKNVAKQTIGRLRPHFFAVCGPLLIPEGGTCLDEATDRGIYHTSYTCQPEITGATAHMLKDIHVSFPSGHSMLSFYGLVFLALHLQHRHWPLRGSLLSPALQLLCLCIASFVALSRVMDYKHHGSDVAAGSLLGASVAFVVSHAAKLEEQIQLKAGGPSKQSHGKGQEPEQSPTVPVAEVSGVGEKHQQLPSHDLSLVTCCSAN, encoded by the coding sequence GCTGCAAGGTTCTGCAGTTCGCCTATTTGTGGATGTAATCCTATTGGGCATATTACTAATATTTACAGAGAACTTCACAAAAGTCTGGTGGCCGACAACGCAGCGGGGTTTCTTTTGCAACGATGAGAGCCTAAAGTATCCCTATCATGAGGACACTGTAAGTCCCACACTATTGCACTGGTTGGGTCTCTATGGACCTCTGTTTGCATTGCTATTAATCGAAGTCTGTTTAATGAACTGGCAACGTGCAAGCTCACAGTGGCAGGAATACTTCAATCTATATAATACATTGCGTTGGTTTCTCTATGGTTATGCATCCAGTGATATTATCAAGAATGTGGCCAAGCAAACCATTGGCCGGTTGAGGCCACATTTCTTTGCGGTCTGCGGGCCATTGCTGATACCAGAAGGTGGAACCTGCTTGGATGAGGCCACGGATAGAGGAATCTATCACACTTCGTATACGTGTCAGCCGGAAATCACAGGAGCCACAGCACACATGCTTAAGGATATTCATGTCTCATTTCCTAGTGGCCATTCTATGCTGTCCTTttatggtttggtttttttggctCTACATTTGCAACATCGTCACTGGCCGTTGAGAGGGAGCCTCTTGAGTCCCGCATTGCAATTGCTGTGCTTGTGTATCGCCTCGTTTGTGGCACTGAGTCGTGTCATGGATTACAAACACCATGGGTCGGATGTTGCGGCCGGTTCACTGTTGGGTGCCAGTGTTGCGTTTGTGGTTAGCCATGCGGCCAAACTGGAAGAGCAGATACAACTCAAGGCGGGGGGGCCGTCTAAACAATCACATGGCAAAGGGCAGGAACCAGAGCAATCACCAACAGTGCCAGTGGCTGAAGTATCCGGCGTTGGGGAAAAACACCAACAGCTGCCTTCTCATGATTTAAGTCTAGTTACTTGCTGTAGTGCTAATTAG